AATTTACTTTTTTAAAAACGAAAAAAAATTATTCTAAGGACTTCTTATTATGACTCACCATTGTAAACACTTATTTGGTTTGGATTCTTATCTATTTAACAAAAAAAAAAAATTATTTTTAAATTTCTAAGGGTTTCAATGGGTGTCACCATCGATGCTCTTATAAACTAATAAAATTCTACAATGTAGGTCCCGTGGCCATGTGAGTAGCCCACTATCGACAGTAAATTTAGCAGGCTTACTATTCGTGGTTATCAAATTGCATTTCGAGTTGTTTATTTGAACCTGTACAATCAACAAGAATCAATGTAGCAAGTGCGCTATATTGTTACTGACTAGATGAACATAGTCTAGGCGATTATTAAAGCACTTATTTGTTGTATGCCTAACCATCCTGTAACAAATTGGTCAAACAAATAAACTATCCTGCAAAAAATTCAGTTGATTTATTAGTGATCTTGAATGAATTTGTTTTTCAGTACCAAAGGTGAAAATTACTAAAACATTTCAATCTCGAATAAGAGTTTAAGGACAACAAACATTTTATCAATTTTATGTAACATTCTAATTTCATGTTTTATAATAATTTTATTTCAAATTTTATTAGGTAACTAGTTTCTATATATAGTATTATGTGAGAAACCAGTTTTTTTGTGCGTGATATTTTTTTTTCACAAATCGAAATTCATTCATACGCAAAATACAATATTCATACAAAAGCTGGCGGCCAAACGAAATAGTTCCAAAACCAAGAACCCATACAAAACGACAACTAGAACCCACACTGGAGCTACTCAAACCTATACATGTGTGACTTACGAAAAAACATAAAACATAAAACTAGATCGACAGTAGAATCAGAAACGTTTAACATCTACGCAAGTGACACATCATAACACCTAGCAGTCTTTAGAAAGGAGAAATGCTGCCTATATCCCGCCACCCGGTACTTTCCACTTCTGCACCCAAACCACATTTATTGCTGCTGCCTCACCCGCCAAACGATAAGATCAATACCCAGAAACTTCAAAACTCGACAAGAGGAACATGCTATTAGGTCCACATGCCTTGGATACATAAACACTCTACGATCTAAGAAAGAAGCCCACCCAAACACCAAGAAGATAAAGCCTTACCAACCGAATCTCTCCATGACCACTCACGGGAAAAGAACCAAACGGCAAGCAACCAATGGACACATTACCCCTAAAAGAGAGATTGCTAAGTCACAACCATCAAAACGCTTACTACCTTTGCCATACCGATCAAGACTCACGGACACAAAGATACAAGAGTCGTTATCAATACAAGAGTAATATTTACTTAATTGTATTAATATTAGTTAAATATATTCTTTATAAATTTAAATCACTAGCTCGAGGCTCTATTCTTGGCCCAGTGCACACTGGACTGTATGGCCTAGGCCTAGGCCCAGTAACCAGCCATGTTTATTGTTCTATGTTTTGGACACTTGGACTCTGGGCTACTCTTGTAAAAACTTGGCGTGTTTTGGGATCCTTTTCAGTCTAAATTTTTTATTAACGCAGGGAGTTCTTGAAAGAATGACAATTCTTGTTTTTTTTTTGTAATCTTAATGGTACCGTTTAGCACGAGAGTTTGGTCCCTCGTTTGGCATAGTGGAAAAATGTACGCTTAGTCAAGTTTAAAAATTGAAAAGAAATCAGAATTTAATTCACGAGAAGAAAAACAAACAACGTTTATGGTAAAGTGGAAAGGATCCTTCTCCTTCTGATTATAAGAGAGGGATTGATGGGATTTGTAATTCATACCCGGTTCAGTTTGGTTTAATGTTTACATGATAGTCTTCCGTTGAAGCTTAGAAAAATATCTGTTTACCATTTACGAACTTTCCATACTTGGAAAACAAAAGAAAATACACATAGTGACGATGAATGTCACTAAGTGACCAATAATAACACGCGGCTGATGTAACATAAGTTGATGTCACCAATAACATACGTCTGTCACATAACTAGGTCACAGCCAGTAGCGTTTATAGTCATTGTGTATTAATTTTCTTTCCCATACTCACTCCTCTTTTTTTAATTTTGATTTAGTATTTTAACAGATCTGGTTGAATTTTTATCACTTGACCCCACTGGATCTCTCTCTCTCTACACATTCATCGAATTTACAGAGACACAGGATTCAATCATGAAGAATTGTGAGAGAATCGCCAATCTCGCTCTCGCAGGTTCTCATTCTATACAATTTCACTTGTTCGATGACCCCTTTTGTGGTTTATTTTAATTTCGATCGATTTGATTGTCTCGATTGGTGATTTCGGATGTTACGTTACGAAAAGTTTGAACCTTTCGGTTTAATTTTTCATTGAACGGGTTCTGATTAAGGGTTATTGGTTCCTCTAGGATTTAGAGTTGATGGGTTTGATTGATTGTATATAAAGTTGAGTTTTTTTGTTTGGTTTGGTTTCAGGTTTGACAGTGGCACCACTTGTTGTGAATGTGAACCCGAACTTGAACGTTGTTCTTACGGCGTGTCTTACAGTTTACGTGGGTTGCTTCCGTTCTGTGAAGGATTCTCCCCCAACGGTGAGAAGATCAGTTTTTAGTGAAACCCTTTTCCTGATTTGATCTAAATTGTTTGTTTGGAATGATTGTAGGAGACGATGTCGAAAGAGCATGCTATGCGTTTCCCATTGGTTGGGAGTGCTATGCTTCTCTCTCTTTTTTTGTTGTTCAAGTTTCTCTCAAAGGACTTGGTTAATGCCGTGCTCACTGCTTACTTCTTTGTTCTTGGGATCGTCGCTCTTTCGTATGTCTTGATCTAAATCATGCATCTGATTTGTTGTTTATCTTTTGTCAAGTTTCTTAATATACAGTTATGTGTTGTGTTCTGCAGGGCGACACTGTTACCTGCCATCAGCAGGTTTCTGCCAAAACCATGGAATGACAATCTTATCGTCTGGCGCTTTCCTTATTTCAAATGTATGTTACAGTTCACACTCTCTTTGCTAGTCTTTTCTTTCTCTCGTTATGATTTGTATGTGAGTTTGGTGGACGTGTAATGATCATCCAAGCTCTTTTGCAGTTTGTCTATTATCCAATTGTTGTCTCGGTAGAGATTTACTTGTGTCATGTAGAATTATGTTTTTTTTTTCTTATAAATTCCTGACACTTTTTTTCTTAAACAGCTGTGGAGGTAGAGTTCACAAAGTCCCAAGTTATTGCGGGAATCCCTGGAACTTTCTTCTGCGCATGGTATGCTTGGAAAAAACATTGGCTGGCTAACAATATCCTCGGCCTTTCCTTCTGCATTCAGGTTACCTCCTTTCATTCCGAGGAATACAATATAATAGTACAGTAAAATAGGTGGCTCCATTATCAACAACTTTCTTTGAACTGGTATTAGTGTTGTCTGTTTGTTTTTCGTAATTAACGATGCGGCCGATACAGGGAATTGAGATGCTCTCTCTTGGATCTTTCAAGACTGGTGCCATCCTTTTGGTAAGAATGAAATATCTTAGCTGCATCTTATGAATGATGGTTTTCTTGTAAATTATTGATATTTTTTTGTTTATACTTGACTTGCAGGTAGGACTGTTTTTCTATGATATTTTCTGGGTTTTCTTTACCCCAGTGATGGTTAGTGTTGCCAAATCCTTTGATGCTCCGATAAAGGTTAGTAAGAATGTCTCAGAAAGTACATAAAACAGAATTAATTTGATTTGTTGTTAGTAATTTTGAAAAGAATTTCATTTTTTGTAATTTCTTTTTAAGCTTTTATTCCCTACGGGTGATGCTCTAAGACCCTACTCTATGCTTGGACTTGGTGATATTGTCATTCCTGGTATGTCCCTTTAAGGCCAATGGATAATGCTAGACTCAATATTCTTTTGGATATCGTATGAATGTGAGACATTAGTGTTCGTTTTTCTTTAGGTATTTTTGTTGCACTGGCTCTGAGATTTGATGTGTCAAGACGCAGCAAACCACAGTACTTCACAAGTGCATTTGTGGGATACGTTGCTGGAGTTGTCCTCACCATTGTAGTCATGAACTGGTTTCAAGCAGCACAGGTCAGTTTTTGTTTGTGTCTTTACTGTTGACATCTCATTATTTTTCTGGAATTTATCTGATGGGTTTGTATGTGTGTGTTTGCCTCTGTTTCAGCCTGCTTTGTTATACATTGTCCCAGCCGTCATTGGGTTCTTGGCTTCTCACTGCATTTGGAACGGCGACATCAAACCGGTTTGTTTTCTCTTCCTTTTACGTTTTAACTGTTTCAAACGCAAACACCATCACAGCTTTAGTTAAATGCTTATGGGTTTCTTTTTCTTTGCAGTTGATGGCGTTTGATGAATCATCGAAGAGTACTGAGGAAGAATCGAAGAGTAGTGAGGGAGAGGTTAATAAAAGTCATGCAGAATGAAGAAATGGTGGAGAAAGAAGGGGCAGAGAGGAGAAATATTTATACACATGAATGTGTATTTTATATGTTATATGGAAACAGAAGGAAAACAGTTTTTGTTTCCAGTTATCATCAGTCCCTTCAAGATGGTTCACCCTTTTTTTTTGTTCTATTTAGATTTTCAAATATATTTTCGCAAAGACTAATGTAAGTTAATACAAGTTACAACAGGTTTCCTTTTGACTTGTTTCTTTGTTCGTCCTATGTTAATTTTGTTTATAGGAAGCTGTTAAATCTTCAACGCTAACTTATGCCAGAAGAAGTGCATATGCAACTTCCGAATCTCTAGTTACAAATCATGATGATGCTAAGTCGATGAAAGATTACCATCCAATAGCATGCTGTAACACTTTGTAAAGTGGTGTCCAAGACACTGACCAATCAATAGGCAAAGCAGAATGTCCATGTGTTCTTTCATCGATTTCATCTGTATGACTCAAAGCACTAACACGAGATTGGTAACATAAGCACACAGCATTTTGGTATCCTGATCTAGTCTTTTACCTTTGTATCTCAGCTTGCCCCTTAAGAACAAAATGACTCCACAAGTCACAAGACTACAGACCTTCAATGGATGCAATCAGATCAGGTTACTGTCAGGACTATCATAGCTTCTCAATTGCATAAAAACTTAAAAATTTCCATAATGTTATTGTTTGTATGTTATTTCTTCTAAAATACAAGATTATAAAACATGGATATTGAATTATAAAATATGAAATAATAAAGTTTTGAGTAATCTGGATATTGATCCCATGGATACGCTTAAATTGGCAGAAACACAATCAACACTCTGGGCTGAAACACATATATTGAACGAACAGAGGACAGTACCACAAGTAGCGGTTACGCCTCTGCCGCCAATTCCAGGAATATGGTGTTTCACAGATGGTTCCTGGAAAGAGGGTGATATCTTTTCCGGACAAGGTTGGCTCAGCACTCTAGAAGGATTTGATGGACTGTTGGGGGCGAGGAATGTTCGGGCTAGCCTCTCTCCCCTTCATGCGAAAGATGGAAGCGCTACTCTGGGCAATGGAATGCATGAGGAATTTACGTCAATTTCAGGTTACTTTTGCAACGGATTGTTCTCAATTGGTGAAAATGTTTTCGGAACCAGAAGAATGACCATCTTTTGTAAATTATTTGGAAGATATCAAGATCCTGAAAAAAAGTTTCCTCCTATCAGAGAACATCTATGTAACAAGAACGCAATATTCAAAGGCGGATAGCGTAGCACGCAGTGTTAGGAAGCAACCGTCTTTCGTCGTTCACATGGATGCAGATCACCCGGTTTGGTTCACAGAGTCAGTATGAGCCTGTAGAAGTTGATGATAAAAAAAAGAGAAAATAAATAATTTCAAGATCAAGAATTTTTTAAAGAAAAATATTAGTCACATAGAAAGATATTCATAATTATTTCCTTATTTGTCATTTGATAACTATATTTAAACAATGAGCCTAGCTACTGAAAGCGAAAAAATGAAAGCCCGCATCATTAACACAGATGCTTAGGTGGGATGCTTAATGATTTTCAGATTAAAAAAAAAGAAAATAATGCATTAAGCCAAGCCTCGGTGCTTAATTAAGCACAACAAGAACCGCAGCTTCGGTGACACGTGTCATTAGACGCTTCTATCTCAGAAGTCGCCTTCTCCCTTTCAATCCCTCGACGACTCCGCTTCATTCCTTCTCTCCCTCGGCGATTCGTGTTTCTCGATTGAACCTCGACGGCTCCGACGACTCCGGATCTCTCTTTCTCTCCCTCGACGTCTCATCGATTCTATCGCCAAACCTCGACGACTCCGCCTTGTTCTCGCGAAACCTCGAAGACGCGGCCTCTGTCTCGTGATCTTCCCCCAACGATGAAGCTGTCGGCGTCTCTCTCGGTGGACTCCTCGTCTCTGTCGCTCTCCTCGACGGTGCTGTCCTCTCTCTCGGTTGATCTCCTCGACGGTGACAAACATGTATCTCTCTCTCGGTGGCTGTCTTGGAGGAAATCAAATCGCAAGGTAAACGTATGTATTATACCTTGTCTGAATCCTTCTACGTTATTTGATTTGTTTGTTGTCTCGGTTAGTTTGGATTAATTTTCATTTGTCTCTGTGTTTGTTTCTTACTTAGGACGGATCAATAGACATGAAAGGGCGTTAAAGAAGATCACTGCAACTGGAAAAAAGTAAAGATTTGTCTCTCTCTTTGTTTCTTACCAAGTACGGATCAATAGACATGAAGGTTACATTTTGTCATTGTCTCTGTCTCTTGTGTGGTCTCAAATGAATTGATTTCGTTATTGTCTGAGTTGAATATGTTGTTTATGATCATGTGATTTGTGTATGTCTTTGTTTCTTTTTGATGACGGATCAGTAGACATGAAGGTTTCAGATTGTCACTGTCTCTGTCTTTTGTGTGGTCTCAAATGAATTGATTGTCGTTCTTGTATGAGTTGAATAGATTGTTTATGATCATGTGATTTGGCTTTCTGGTCTCAATTGAATCGAGTGTCATGAATTCGATTCCTTGATCTATTACTCATTTTTGTTTTTTTTTTCATGTGTGTTGTATGATGAGTTCCATGGATCAAGGACGCTGAGGAAGGATGGATCAAAGCAGAGGATGGCATTTACTGCAGCAGTACAGGTAAATGTCTTCAACTTTCTAATCGTTCATTGAAAGGTTTATGGTTGAGTTAGGTAGTTAATGTTTAGTTGATGTTGGCATTGATGTTTGTAACTAATAGAAGTGATGTTGAATTGAGAAAATGATTGCATGTGGTTGACTTAGGTAGTTGCTTTGTTTTTGATAATGAATTGAATTGTCAATGTAGAAGTGGTTGTCTCTTTGGCATTGAACCCGTATAATAAATAGAAGTGATTGTCTCTTTCATGTGTTTAAATGAATAAAGGATTGATTATGGTTGAGGAAGAGAGTTAATAAATGACTTGTTTTGTCTTTGATTATTGTTGTGAAATAATTAATATAAGTTAGATACATGTCAACTCGAATATGTTTGCGTTAGTTGTTTTTAATGCTACCTTTTTCCATCTTTAAAACTTTCACATTCTCTTCAATTCAGTAACAGATTCCTATCTGTTAATTCCCTTCTCTTTGACATCCGAAATGGATTCCAATTCATTTAGCGAGTCTGCAAACTTTGTTGACCTGCTTAACAGTCAACAAAATGTAGTATTTGGTAACTTATCAGATAGTTTGTCACTCTCTTCATCGCAAGCTCCCTTCTTAGGCAGTCAAGACACCAAAGACGATCACTTTGGTGAAGACACTCAAGCCAGTCGTAAAGAGAGAAGGACCTGGTCCCCAACATACGATGTTGTACTCATCAGCTCGTGGTTAAACACGAGCAAAGATGCAGTAGTACGAAATGAGCAAAAGTTGCTTGCATTCCGGAAAAGAATTGCTGCGTACTATAATGCTAGTCCTAAGCTTTCTGGATGTGAGAAGAAAGAGGCATCTCACTCTGGTGACGATGATGAAGCTACAAATCGTCTCCCGGGAGTTAAGGCAGCTAAAGCCCGTTGTAAGAAGACACTGGCTGATGGGAAGGATCTCTCTAAGTTTCAGATCATGTGGAGCATCAAGCGACAAGATTTGGCTTTGAAAGAAAGGATTTCTAAGATGAAGCTACTAGACAGTTTAATTGCTAAAGAAGGACCACTAGAGGATTATGAAGAAGCTTTGAAGAAGAAACTCATCAATGAGTTGATGTCTAATTAGTTAAAGTCTCGGTTTGTATTACTTGTTTAAGTTGAAGTCTCGGTTTGTCTTAATTGGTTAAGTCTCTGTTTCTTGTTGGCTAAGTTTCTGTTGTTTGTTGGTTAAGTTTCTGTTGCTTATTACCTTTAAGTTTATGTGTACGTGTACTTTGTTAAAGTTAAAGTTTAATGAATATGTTTCCGGTTCAACTTCTTGTTACTTTCTGTTAAGTTTGATTTCAGGTCAAGGGTGAAGAAGCTGAATAAGGGAATGGGTGAAGTCTTGGGTCACGGGTGTGAAGTCTTGTGTGAAGTCACGGGTGTGAAATCTTGTGTGAAGTTTTGTTTCTTGGTGTCTTGTATTTTGTTTCATTGTAATCATGTGTCACGGATCCTTCTGTCTTGTATTTTGTTTGCATTTGTAGAATTATTTAGGTTCACGAGAGTTGTATCATCAACCACTATAAATATCATCTCATTCTCATTCTCACCAAACACCGTTGCATATTATCACCCTTTCTTCCATCTCAAGTTATCTATTTAATCTCACGTTCTTCCTTTCTTCTCTTTTTAATCATAAGTTTTATAAACAAGTGATCATCTTCAATTTTAATCACTCTTGCTTTCTCTTTAATTACCAAATATGGTTTCTTCTTCTTCTCAAAACACTTTAGATGAAGCATTTGATGATGCATTTGATGATGCATTTGATGATGCATTTGATCAAATCTTTGATCAACATTTTGATCAAGCCTTTGAGAAATTCACCGTTCATGATGATCAAGAAGAACAAAGGAAAAAAAGAAAAAAACGAGCTTATATCGAACGAAATCGTGAAGAAGGCAATGTACGTGTATGAAATGATTATTTCAGTGAAACTCCAACGTATCCTGAAAATTATTTCCGACGACGTTTTAGAATGAACAAGCCATTGTTCATGCACATTGTTGATCTACTCTCCAACGAAGTTGACTTCTTTCGCCAAAAGAAAGATGGTCTTGGAAGGCTTGGTCTCTCAGCACTCCAAAAGTGTACATCAACCATTCGTGTCTTGGCATTTGGCAGTGCGGCTGATACGGTTGACGAATACATCCGGCTCGGTGAAACGACAACTCAGTCATGTGTGGAGAATTTTGTAGAGGGAATAATTTATTTGTTCGGCGATGAGTACCTACGAAGACCAACACCGGCTGATCTTCAACGTCTACTGGATATTGAGGAGTATCATGGATTTCCTGGGATGATAGGAAGCATCGATTGTATTCATTCGGAGTGGAAGAATTGTCCCACCGCTTGGAAAGGGCAATATTCTCGTGGTTCGGGCAAACCAACAATCGTTTTAGAGGCGGTTGCTTCATATGATCTCTGGATATGGCATGCATTTTTTGGACCTCGAAGTACCTTAAATGATATCAATGTTCTTGATCGCTCACCTGTTTTTGACGACGTAATAAAAGGTCAAACTCCGCAAGTGACTTACTCTGTCAATGTAAGAGAGTATCATTTGGCTTACTATCTCACGGACGGTATTTATCCGAAATGGGTAACTTTTATCCAATCTATTTCACTACCATAAGGGCCGAAAGCAGTGTTATTTGCTCAACGTCAAGAAGCTGTCCGANNNNNNNNNNNNNNNNNNNNNNNNNNNNNNNNNNNNNNNNNNNNNNNNNNNNNNNNNNNNNNNNNNNNNNNNNNNNNNNNNNNNNNNNNNNNNNNNNNNNNNNNNNNNNNNNNNTTGATGTTTCCGAGTTCCAACAAGGAGAAGACAACGGAAGTTCACATGTCGATCTCACGTATTCTACAGATATCCCTACAAATATCGCCAATATGATGGGTGTTTGAACTAGAATTCGTGATCGACAAATGCATGAACAACTGAAAGATGATTTGGTTGAACATGTATGGAGTAAATTTGGACGTGATGAATACAACAATTGAGCTCAAATTTTTCTTTCAAATTACTCTCGATTATTGTACTAATCTTTGTTTTTATGTTTTTTTTTTTAAAATCTATGTTTTAAATGTTATCATTAAATATGTTTTATATAATAAATAAATTTTATCTTATATAAAACAAAGTTAAATAATTTTTTTTTAAACACCACAAAGTAAGAAACTTGCATTAGAGGTTAAAAAATTAAAAGTTTCTTAATAAAATGCTTAACACATATTTAATACTAAAAAAGTGATTAAGCACCCCATTAGGGATGCTAGGGATGATGGTGCTCTAAGGCTTTTGCTACAATGCGCTGCGTCCTTAAAAGGAAAAATAAACGGTCTCTTAGCTTTTAACTAAAAAAACTAAGAAACTTCTTTTGTATGTCTTATTTAAGAGACGTCTCTTATCTTTTAGTTAAAAGCCAAGAGACCGTATCTTATATTACCCTTAGAAACTCCAACATTGTTTCCTTTATAGACTCCAGCCGTATTTAAACAAGAAAAAAAAACTAACAGCAACAATCTTCTTGTTTACTTTAGAGACTCCAGCCGCACGAGGGAGTGGTGGCTACGGACAACAGCCGCACGGTTCGCAATCGGGTTATCCTCAGAATGTAAGATGATCAAATCTTTACGCTACAAAATCCCATCTTTATTACTAAATTTGATTCAAGTT
This genomic interval from Brassica oleracea var. oleracea cultivar TO1000 chromosome C2, BOL, whole genome shotgun sequence contains the following:
- the LOC106322554 gene encoding signal peptide peptidase-like, whose product is MKNCERIANLALAGLTVAPLVVNVNPNLNVVLTACLTVYVGCFRSVKDSPPTETMSKEHAMRFPLVGSAMLLSLFLLFKFLSKDLVNAVLTAYFFVLGIVALSATLLPAISRFLPKPWNDNLIVWRFPYFKSVEVEFTKSQVIAGIPGTFFCAWYAWKKHWLANNILGLSFCIQGIEMLSLGSFKTGAILLVGLFFYDIFWVFFTPVMVSVAKSFDAPIKLLFPTGDALRPYSMLGLGDIVIPGIFVALALRFDVSRRSKPQYFTSAFVGYVAGVVLTIVVMNWFQAAQPALLYIVPAVIGFLASHCIWNGDIKPLMAFDESSKSTEEESKSSEGEVNKSHAE